A stretch of Capricornis sumatraensis isolate serow.1 chromosome 10, serow.2, whole genome shotgun sequence DNA encodes these proteins:
- the LRRC18 gene encoding leucine-rich repeat-containing protein 18, whose product MAKGAKGPKGKKITLAVAKNCIKITFDGKKRLDLSKMGITTFPKCILRLTDVDELDLSRNLIKKIPDAISKFQNLRWLDLHSNYIDRLPETIGQMTSLLYLNVSNNRLTTNGLPVELNQLKNIRTVNLGLNHLDSVPTTLGALKELHEVGLHDNLLSNVPNSISKLPKLKKLNTKRNPFPKAESSDMFMDSIKRLDNLYLVEEKDLCGTCLRKCQQARDKLNKIKSMATAAPRKAIFSTLVSPNSMAKESQEDWR is encoded by the coding sequence ATGGCCAAGGGAGCGAAGGGCCCCAAGGGCAAAAAGATCACCCTCGCCGTGGCCAAGAACTGTATCAAGATCACATTTGATGGAAAGAAACGCCTCGACTTGAGCAAGATGGGAATTACCACCTTTCCCAAGTGTATTTTGCGACTCACAGATGTGGACGAGCTCGACCTCAGCCGGAATttgatcaagaagatccctgaCGCCATCTCCAAGTTCCAGAACCTGCGGTGGCTGGATCTGCACAGCAACTACATTGACAGGCTCCCCGAGACCATCGGCCAGATGACCTCCCTGCTCTACCTCAACGTCAGCAACAACAGGCTGACCACCAACGGGCTGCCCGTGGAGCTCAATCAACTCAAGAATATCCGCACTGTGAACTTAGGCCTGAACCACCTGGACAGCGTGCCCACCACACTGGGCGCTCTGAAGGAGCTCCACGAGGTGGGGCTCCATGACAACCTGCTGAGTAACGTTCCCAACAGCATCTCCAAGCTCCCCAAGCTGAAAAAGCTCAACACAAAGCGAAACCCCTTTCCCAAGGCAGAGTCATCGGATATGTTCATGGATTCCATCAAGAGGCTGGACAATCTATATCTGGTGGAAGAGAAGGATCTGTGTGGGACTTGCCTGAGAAAATGCCAACAGGCCCGGGACAAGCTGAACAAAATCAAGAGCATGGCCACGGCGGCACCAAGAAAGGCCATCTTTTCCACTTTGGTCTCACCCAACTCCATGGCCAAGGAATCCCAGGAAGACTGGAGGTGA